One Clostridium estertheticum DNA segment encodes these proteins:
- a CDS encoding type II CAAX prenyl endopeptidase Rce1 family protein, protein MSALIYILFFIFIDNIIYGVIYQKTKNIYSCTISHFLANVIGTSILLLI, encoded by the coding sequence ATTTCAGCTCTTATTTATATCTTGTTTTTTATTTTTATAGATAATATTATTTATGGCGTGATTTATCAAAAAACTAAGAATATTTACTCGTGCACTATTTCACATTTTTTAGCAAATGTCATTGGGACATCTATTC
- a CDS encoding tRNA-dihydrouridine synthase, which produces MHYAKVLEKNGIDFLDISYGFISEQEMHVNKEYKYSNAVYAAQRIKQEVSIPVFAVNGINSAEIAEEILNQTNVDIVDIAKGFLINPNWANDAKDVFLDLKTQLVVNTLF; this is translated from the coding sequence ATACACTATGCTAAAGTATTAGAAAAAAACGGAATAGATTTCCTAGATATTTCTTATGGATTTATAAGTGAACAAGAAATGCACGTAAATAAAGAGTATAAATACTCTAATGCTGTTTATGCAGCGCAAAGGATTAAACAAGAAGTTTCAATTCCAGTATTTGCAGTTAACGGAATTAACTCAGCGGAGATTGCAGAAGAAATATTAAATCAAACAAATGTAGACATTGTAGATATTGCTAAAGGATTTCTTATAAATCCTAATTGGGCAAATGACGCCAAAGATGTGTTTTTGGACCTAAAGACACAACTAGTAGTGAACACCCTATTTTAA
- the arcA gene encoding arginine deiminase, translating into MKSFINVTSEIGKLNKVMLHRPGREIENLVPELLERLLFDDIPYLEVARKEHDIFAKILKENDVEVFYLEELATEALNEDKTKKIFLQQFLQESHISNKEIYESLYTYLMSKSTREMIDILMAGVRKNEIEVKEMQSLRGLIGNQYPFYLDPMPNLYFTRDPGASIGNGITINTMQTEARRRETMFLKFIHEYHSSFKKYEVPLWYDRSLPNNIEGGDELILSATTLAIGCSQRTSPEAIEVVARNLFQKHTSFTKVLVLEIPACRAFMHLDTVFTMVDYDKFTIHPAIEGPLNVFEITKGVNGELNIKHEKDILQNILKFALGLPSVELIRCGGGDSIVAAREQWNDGSNTLAIAPGKVITYERNYVTNDILSKRGITVLTMPSAELSRGRGGPRCMSMPLNRDNL; encoded by the coding sequence ATGAAGTCATTTATAAATGTAACTTCTGAAATAGGAAAACTTAATAAAGTAATGCTACATAGACCTGGAAGAGAGATAGAAAATTTAGTGCCAGAGCTTCTTGAAAGATTACTTTTTGATGATATTCCTTATTTAGAGGTTGCTAGAAAAGAGCATGATATATTTGCAAAAATATTAAAGGAAAATGATGTGGAGGTTTTTTATTTAGAAGAACTTGCTACCGAGGCTTTGAATGAGGATAAAACAAAAAAAATATTTTTACAACAATTTTTGCAAGAAAGCCATATTAGTAATAAAGAGATATATGAATCCCTTTATACTTATTTAATGTCAAAGTCAACAAGAGAAATGATTGATATCCTTATGGCTGGAGTTAGAAAAAATGAGATAGAGGTTAAGGAAATGCAATCTCTAAGAGGATTAATAGGAAACCAGTATCCTTTCTACTTGGACCCTATGCCTAATCTTTACTTTACTAGAGATCCAGGTGCTTCAATTGGAAATGGTATTACTATAAATACTATGCAAACTGAAGCTAGAAGGCGTGAGACTATGTTCTTGAAATTCATTCATGAATATCATAGCTCTTTTAAAAAATATGAAGTGCCACTTTGGTATGATAGAAGCCTTCCAAATAATATCGAAGGTGGGGACGAGCTTATATTATCTGCCACAACTCTTGCAATAGGATGTAGTCAAAGGACTTCACCAGAGGCTATAGAAGTTGTAGCAAGGAATTTGTTCCAAAAACATACTTCTTTCACAAAAGTATTAGTGTTGGAGATCCCAGCCTGTAGAGCATTTATGCATCTTGATACTGTATTTACTATGGTGGATTATGATAAATTCACAATACACCCTGCTATAGAAGGACCTCTTAATGTTTTTGAAATTACAAAAGGCGTCAATGGAGAATTAAATATTAAACATGAGAAAGATATATTACAAAATATATTAAAATTCGCATTAGGCTTACCTTCAGTTGAGTTAATAAGATGTGGCGGTGGAGACTCTATTGTAGCAGCAAGAGAACAATGGAATGATGGATCAAATACTCTTGCAATTGCACCTGGAAAGGTTATAACTTATGAAAGAAATTATGTTACAAATGATATTTTATCAAAACGAGGTATAACAGTGTTAACAATGCCAAGTGCTGAACTTTCGAGAGGAAGAGGCGGTCCAAGATGTATGAGTATGCCTCTAAATAGAGATAACTTATAA
- the argF gene encoding ornithine carbamoyltransferase yields the protein MMFNLRNRNFLTLMDFTPKEINYFLDLARDLKRAKYAGTEQQTLKGKNIALIFEKSSTRTRCAFEVGALDQGAHVTYLGPTGTQIGKKESVADTARVLGRMYDGIEYRGYGQEVVEELAKYAGVPVWNGLTTEDHPTQILADFLTIKEHFSKPLNEIKFVYAGDGRNNMANALMIGAAKMGMDFRIVAPNSLFPEDALVNKCREVAKDTGAKITITGDVAQGVKDADVIYTDVWVSMGEADEVWEQRISILKPYQVNKEMMKLTGNKDTKFMHCLPAYHDLKTGVGREVFEKFGMNGVEVTDEVFESEASIVFDEAENRMHTIKAVMVATLGD from the coding sequence ATTATGTTTAACTTAAGAAACAGAAACTTTTTAACTCTGATGGACTTTACTCCAAAGGAAATAAACTACTTTTTAGATTTAGCTAGAGATTTAAAAAGGGCTAAGTATGCAGGTACAGAACAGCAAACATTAAAAGGTAAAAACATTGCGTTAATATTTGAAAAAAGTTCTACAAGAACAAGGTGTGCTTTTGAAGTAGGCGCATTAGATCAAGGAGCACATGTAACATACCTAGGACCTACAGGAACTCAAATTGGCAAAAAAGAATCTGTAGCAGATACAGCAAGGGTTCTTGGAAGAATGTATGATGGAATAGAATACAGAGGATATGGACAAGAAGTAGTTGAAGAACTAGCTAAATATGCAGGAGTGCCTGTATGGAACGGATTAACAACTGAAGACCATCCAACACAAATCCTTGCAGACTTCTTAACTATAAAAGAACATTTTTCTAAACCATTAAATGAAATTAAATTTGTTTATGCTGGTGATGGAAGAAATAATATGGCAAATGCCCTTATGATAGGAGCTGCCAAGATGGGTATGGACTTTAGAATAGTTGCTCCAAATTCATTATTTCCTGAAGATGCACTAGTTAATAAATGTAGAGAAGTAGCTAAGGATACAGGAGCAAAAATCACTATTACGGGTGACGTAGCGCAGGGAGTAAAAGATGCAGATGTTATATACACTGACGTTTGGGTATCCATGGGAGAAGCAGATGAAGTTTGGGAACAAAGGATTAGTATATTAAAACCATATCAAGTTAATAAAGAAATGATGAAGTTAACTGGTAATAAAGATACTAAATTTATGCATTGTCTGCCAGCATATCATGATTTAAAAACTGGAGTTGGTAGAGAAGTATTTGAAAAATTTGGAATGAATGGTGTTGAAGTTACAGATGAAGTATTTGAAAGTGAGGCTTCAATAGTATTTGATGAAGCAGAAAACAGAATGCATACAATCAAAGCAGTTATGGTTGCTACACTTGGTGACTAA
- a CDS encoding basic amino acid/polyamine antiporter translates to MEKEKKLGLSLLVALGVGSMIGGGIFNSPTDLIGKANPQSVLIAWAVGGLGVAFLALVFQMLANRRPELTGGIFTYAKEGFGEFIGFNSAWGYWLSAWLGNVAFFILIFKTFNSLVGDMSPIISFILASALLWGIHYIQMSGIKNAGIINAVATVAKIIPLLMVVVFGLAIFKFGTFNVSNWKTALAATGDSATVFAQVKGAMGTILWCFIGIEAATVLSERAKSQKIVGTATIISLIVTLILYALVSTTAMGVIPAKALAGSATPLADVLASTVIGSVGALIVKVGLIVSLVGCLISWIMLAAEIPYVAAKGGTMPKWFMKQNNNGATVNSLLLTDGLTQIFLLSLLLPALQTAYNSVFLISTTCILIPYLLSSLYAVKVSLADGLGVKDKVVSILACIYSLYVIYAVGMKYLGTAVILYAIGIFVYLKARKEKNEVVSLNEKIGMAAIMIGAILMIILLAIGKIQL, encoded by the coding sequence ATGGAAAAAGAAAAGAAGTTAGGCTTGTCACTATTAGTGGCTCTTGGTGTTGGTTCCATGATCGGAGGCGGAATTTTCAATAGCCCAACTGATCTTATAGGTAAAGCAAATCCTCAATCAGTACTTATTGCATGGGCAGTTGGTGGACTTGGTGTGGCATTTTTAGCACTAGTATTTCAAATGCTTGCAAACAGAAGGCCTGAGCTTACAGGGGGAATTTTTACTTATGCAAAGGAAGGCTTTGGAGAGTTTATTGGATTCAATTCAGCCTGGGGATATTGGTTAAGTGCTTGGCTTGGAAATGTGGCATTTTTTATTCTTATATTTAAAACTTTTAATAGTTTAGTAGGTGACATGAGTCCTATAATATCATTTATATTAGCGTCTGCACTATTATGGGGAATTCATTATATACAAATGAGTGGAATTAAAAACGCTGGAATAATAAACGCTGTTGCTACAGTGGCGAAAATTATTCCATTATTAATGGTAGTTGTATTTGGACTTGCAATATTTAAATTTGGAACTTTTAATGTGTCAAATTGGAAAACAGCATTAGCAGCTACTGGAGATTCTGCTACAGTATTTGCGCAGGTTAAAGGAGCAATGGGTACAATTTTGTGGTGCTTTATTGGTATTGAAGCTGCAACGGTACTTTCTGAGAGAGCAAAATCTCAAAAGATTGTTGGAACAGCTACAATAATAAGTTTAATTGTAACTTTAATACTTTATGCACTGGTTTCAACAACAGCTATGGGCGTAATTCCAGCTAAAGCTCTTGCAGGATCAGCTACACCACTAGCCGATGTACTAGCAAGTACGGTAATTGGAAGTGTTGGAGCTTTAATTGTTAAAGTTGGTTTAATAGTTTCACTTGTAGGCTGCCTAATTAGTTGGATTATGCTTGCAGCAGAAATTCCTTATGTTGCGGCAAAAGGCGGTACAATGCCTAAATGGTTTATGAAACAAAATAACAATGGTGCTACAGTAAATTCATTATTGCTAACGGATGGATTAACTCAAATATTTTTACTTTCCCTACTTTTACCAGCACTTCAAACTGCCTACAATAGTGTGTTTTTAATTTCTACAACATGTATTTTGATTCCATATTTGCTTTCATCATTATATGCAGTTAAGGTTTCATTAGCAGATGGACTAGGAGTTAAAGATAAGGTAGTTTCTATATTAGCCTGTATTTATTCATTATATGTAATTTATGCAGTAGGAATGAAATATTTAGGAACAGCAGTAATACTGTATGCAATTGGTATATTTGTATATCTAAAGGCTAGAAAAGAAAAGAACGAAGTTGTTAGTTTAAATGAGAAAATAGGAATGGCAGCGATTATGATAGGAGCAATCTTGATGATTATACTGCTTGCAATTGGTAAAATTCAACTTTAA
- the arcC gene encoding carbamate kinase, with the protein MARIVIALGGNALQANPKDTTAEAQLVTARETSEAIVDLIEEGHEVIVAHGNGPQVGQLVATYEAATLINENNPIMPFPECGAMSQGYIGYHLQQSIKAEMGKRGINKQVATVVTQVIVDPNDPGFKNPTKPVGSFFTEQQAKKLMTEKGYIMKEDSNRGWRRVVASPLPKAIVEEPIIKTLVEAGHVVITVGGGGIPVIDKGNGNLEGVPAVIDKDFASGKIAELLNADALVVLTAVEQVAINFGKPDQKNLSRITVEEAKTYIEEGHFAPGSMLPKIKAALTFVEAKKGRKAIITSLEKAREAIGGTAGTVITN; encoded by the coding sequence ATGGCGAGAATAGTAATAGCGCTTGGTGGGAATGCCCTTCAAGCAAATCCAAAGGATACTACAGCAGAAGCACAGTTAGTAACTGCAAGAGAAACTTCAGAGGCTATTGTAGATTTAATTGAAGAGGGTCATGAGGTAATAGTTGCCCATGGTAATGGACCTCAAGTAGGTCAACTTGTAGCTACCTATGAAGCAGCAACATTAATTAATGAAAATAACCCAATAATGCCGTTTCCTGAATGTGGTGCTATGAGTCAAGGCTATATAGGGTATCATCTGCAACAAAGTATTAAGGCGGAGATGGGAAAAAGAGGGATAAATAAACAAGTTGCAACAGTAGTTACTCAAGTAATAGTAGACCCTAATGATCCAGGATTTAAGAATCCAACTAAACCAGTAGGTTCTTTCTTTACAGAGCAGCAGGCTAAGAAACTAATGACTGAAAAGGGATACATAATGAAGGAAGATTCCAATAGAGGCTGGAGACGAGTAGTTGCGTCACCTCTTCCAAAGGCTATAGTTGAAGAACCTATTATTAAAACATTAGTTGAAGCTGGACATGTTGTTATAACTGTTGGTGGAGGCGGTATACCTGTAATTGACAAGGGAAACGGAAACCTTGAAGGAGTACCAGCAGTAATAGATAAGGATTTTGCTTCTGGTAAAATAGCAGAACTTCTAAATGCTGATGCATTGGTTGTACTTACAGCAGTTGAACAAGTTGCTATTAACTTTGGAAAGCCTGATCAAAAGAATCTTTCAAGAATAACGGTAGAAGAGGCTAAGACATACATTGAAGAAGGACATTTTGCTCCTGGCTCTATGCTTCCAAAAATAAAAGCGGCGCTTACTTTCGTTGAAGCAAAAAAAGGTAGAAAAGCAATTATAACATCCCTTGAGAAAGCTAGGGAAGCGATAGGTGGAACGGCAGGAACTGTGATAA